One Paralichthys olivaceus isolate ysfri-2021 chromosome 8, ASM2471397v2, whole genome shotgun sequence genomic region harbors:
- the LOC109640186 gene encoding transcription factor IIIA-like, with translation MESNPQPHKRFICSFPACCAAYNKQWKLDAHMCKHTGVRPYSCERDGCGKSFCTQHHLLRHQLSHSGDRPFPCTAPGCSQAFTTNCNRTRHMSRVHSQEQKTYVCRFEGCGLEFRKNKQLKSHVCEQHTQLPPYQCTYEGCGMRFTFPSKLRRHEKVHRGYDCTEEGCSFTAKTWTEHLKHRKEQHRPVLKCEQCSKVFRDSWFLQQHQRVHSDVRLVFKCPMDGCDRSFTTIFNLQSHINSFHEELRPFACTHPGCGKTFVMRQSLQRHSVAHDPERRKLKKQRKSKPRRSLPSKLSGYREEKKHQEPESDTRGSTEKSSDPPGPVELVSLLQDASLLCSPAVVDTHGLTSALTSPLSV, from the coding sequence ATGGAATCGAACCCGCAGCCGCACAAACGCTTCATCTGCTCGTTCCCCGCCTGCTGCGCCGCCTACAACAAGCAGTGGAAGCTGGACGCGCACATGTGTAAACACACGGGAGTGAGGCCGTACTCGTGCGAGCGGGACGGCTGCGGTAAGTCCTTCTGCACCCAGCACCACCTGCTCCGGCACCAGCTGAGCCACAGCGGGGACAGACCCTTCCCCTGCACCGCGCCCGGCTGCTCCCAAGCCTTCACCACCAACTGCAACCGCACCAGACACATGAGCCGCGTGCACAGCCAGGAGCAGAAGACGTACGTGTGCAGGTTCGAGGGCTGCGGGCTCGAGTTCAGGAAGAACAAGCAGCTGAAGTCCCACGTGTGTGAGCAGCACACGCAGCTGCCCCCCTACCAGTGCACGTATGAAGGCTGCGGCATGAGATTCACCTTCCCCAGCAAGCTGAGGCGACACGAGAAGGTGCACAGAGGTTACGACTGCACGGAGGAGGGCTGCAGCTTCACGGCCAAGACCTGGACGGAGCACCTGAAGCACAGGAAGGAGCAGCACAGGCCCGTCCTGAAGTGTGAACAGTGCAGCAAGGTGTTCAGGGACTCTTGgttcctgcagcagcatcagcgCGTCCACTCTGACGTGCGGCTCGTCTTCAAGTGCCCCATGGACGGCTGTGACAGGTCGTTCACCACGATCTTTAACCTGCAGAGCCACATCAACTCCTTCCACGAGGAGCTGAGGCCCTTCGCCTGCACGCACCCTGGCTGCGGGAAGACCTTCGTCATGAGGCAGAGTCTCCAGCGCCACAGCGTTGCACACGACCCGGAGAGGAGGAAGctgaagaagcagaggaaatCCAAACCCAGAAGATCTCTTCCTTCCAAGTTGAGTGGttacagagaagaaaagaagcatCAGGAGCCTGAATCTGACACCAGAGGGTCAACTGAGAAAAGCTCTGATCCGCCCGGCCCTGTGGAGCTGGTGTCCCTCCTGCAGGATGCGTCCCTGCTGTGCAGCCCGGCTGTGGTGGACACACATGGACTCACTAGTGCCCTGACTTCACCTTTATCAGTGTAG